DNA sequence from the Glycine soja cultivar W05 chromosome 18, ASM419377v2, whole genome shotgun sequence genome:
tttttatttaaatgtgttttaaaattttcaattaattccaCATTCTTATCcttttattattgatatatatgTGTGGGGCAGAGGGTATCACAATTAGCCCTTGAAAAAgtgatttcataaaattaattaaagaaatcacATACTAAATTCATTTTGACTCCTACCCCAAGGTTAGTCAAAATAAGTTTATCACATCaaaattggaatttttttattttgtataaattataagtatatttttcaCGAAAATCGTATTCATATTGTATAAGATtactataaaaaacaaaattctccTTCTAAATATTTATCGTAATTATAtactcaaaatttgaatttgaccTATAGTTAGAACTAGATCAAATCAGTTGAATGTTTATAAGTTTGGATTTAATTGCCAATTTTatgctttattaattaaaaagggAAATTTTCAGTCTTTTGGTGTATAGAAGTTTGGAACTATCTTTTAAGTTCGACAAATGTCAATTAATACCTTTAGATTTTTATTAGGGGATTAATACCTTTAAATTgaggaaataaaaattaaagtcttCAATGAAGaaatattcattattttgacacacaaaaatcatttatatttaataatttaagtcAATTAATGAcctaattttacataattttagtCGTATGTTGTTCCTCAAAATGCCTAGAGAGCAGTGTAATAGCTCTGCCTTTTGCCAATCCAAGGTAGGTATGAAAAAATCatctacaaaataataaattgtctaAGTAATAAATAAGCCATATGTTAGTCTTTAAAATCAATATGATGTCACGAGATTGATAGGTAGATAACTTTCCTCTTAAACATATGATCAGGTATTTAATCCTCGTGCCCCTGCTTATGAAAAAGTATTCGTTAAATTTCAGTGCCTCAAAAAGATTGGTCCTTGGCTTTCTACTAGGAATATTATCTTGGGTTCACCCAAAATGTGTTAAtccttaaacatttttttaattcaatggcattttgatgattttatttaatcaaagatatgttaaaataaatttgttaatcatTTTGGTTTTCTGTCCGGAGCAAGACCCACGACACTAGTTAAGTAAAATAGAATAACAAATCCAGGGTGTGTACGTTGCTAATTTTGGACTACTTTTTGGCTAAGTATGATAAAGAAAATGTAGAAGGCATATAATCtagtattataaatttgattttttttaaatgaaaatattcttaACTGATAAACTAGTCAAATTACCTTATAAGTTACTAAAATGCCTTAAAAGCTCCTAATTAACCAATACTCTCAGGCTACACATAACTAAGacccttatattttttttaaagaagtatAACTGAgtcaatttcaataatttttatcattataaagAAGAAccttaaaagagtttttttttctcatctttatctttctttttttttcttttaatctagtGATTATAACAAGTAACTTATCTTAACGATTAtactaaaatactaaaatatgaaGGATGAGGAGGAAAATGACTCTTCTAGAATTACTCTTGTAGTTTACTTGATCCCTCTTTTTTATCAGGATTAACTAAGCCGCTAACCACACTTCACTCTTGATTCTTAGTTGAATTCTATCAAATTCGACAGCATTGTTCTCATGAGAAGGGATCAAATACAAGCAATCCGAACAATACAGTGGCTTAATAACATGCATGTTGACACTTCATATTATAAAGTCCACAAATAGTAATTTCTCTAAAAACTAGAGtaataaaataatccaaaactAAATTTCAGGAGAGAGCACGTCCTCTAGTAAAATCCAAAATTTACTATTAAGCGCTCGCTATTTGTTACAATGTATTACAGAAAATGTCTTTTCGGCATATATGCAACTGGTATTAAAATACATCTGAATTTGAGTAGCATACTTTGTATATATGTCCTCTGTACAGAAAAgccaataagaaaataaatgtggTTAACACAGTTATACATTTAAAAGGAATATTTGGAGTCCAGaatcttcataaaaaattattgttgccTTCTATACATTGGGGCTATGCACTTCCCATAGCCCATTCCTCAAGCCTGAAAAGAAATGGATATTACAAGATACCACTGCTTCTTTCAGGGAGTCAGAGAGTATAAATTTGTGTTTATATAAATAGAAGGAAAAGTCACCTATGAGAATGAGAGTAATTCCTTTAAATAAGCCAATAGAAGTTTTTTAGCTCTGGTAGTAATTCAGCTGTAGAGTATCAAAAACAATAGACTGCAAACTGATGCTGAAAAGAGGGATGCTCATCGTCCTGGGGCATAACTTCTATTTTTAGGCCAACATGAGTTTGTTCCCTGCATTTTAGGAAAAGTTATCTATCATCTGTATATACTATATACAAGCATTCAAATAAGTAGGAAAAACTTATCACCAAAACCCATTTACGACTTTATCTTCTGAGAATAACATGTCAAAACTATACAAAGAGATGTGCACAACTCAAACTGAGTAATATATTAGTAAAATGTAATGCAGAGATTTGCACAACTCAAATTGATCAAGGACCTCAATTTAAGGTAAAGTGAGGAAAATAAGATGGTGATGGTTGATGTAGCTTTACTTTTGGATCCTTACAGTCGTAATCCACTTTGAAGAGTTTCCTATCCAAATTAGCATTTATGTGTCCGATATACTGAAAGCCCAACTATGTGATTTAACGACTTCTGCAACTTTTACCAGGAGGATAGGATATAAAAGGAAGTTATTGCGTGTGTACTATAAAGACAAATCTCTATGGCAAAAGATTTTAGCAATCAGATTAGACATAAACGTAACTCATTGTTTTGCTTCAGATTAACAGAGAGGTATGCACTCAGATCAGAGCAGCATTATAAGACAGtccattaaatttttatattttttcaaactgaaactgggggGCAATAGCAACTTACGTCAAATTTACTATCCTTTAGGCTTTCCAATGACTTGGCAAGCTCAACTTGCTTTGAAGCAGTTGCTAGCAGGGCCTAACATGAGCAGCAAACTCAATCaacacaataatataaaatctcTAAACATGACATTGAAAGTGAACAATTTTATGGTAGGAGATTGGCACTACCTTCTTTGTTTTTTGCAAGTCATATTCTATACATTTTATACGACTCAATGACTCTTGAAGAATATCCTCTTTTTCAGGAGGAATTGTTTTAGGTTTATTGGCCATCTCAGTTACCACTGCCTCTAAATTCTGCAATCTTTGCCAAAGAGGCTCTTTTATTGCCGGAGTTATTAATTGTTCCTGTGAATTGGATTGTGCCGATTCTGTTTGCCCATGGCTTCTTGGTTGGTTGTCTACAGAGTGAACCACAAAAAATTTCCCCAATGCCACAAATACTAAATAAATACAAGTTAACAATTTGACTGTGATTTGAGCCAAAATACTTGTGATATATGGAATTGGCTTCTCCAGTAGTCTTCTGAGATAATTATTGCTTGAATCACCTATCAGATGCACCATTTTGCACATTTAGTATAGGATACAAAATTCTTCTAACTAGAAAGtagaaaaggaaacaaaatgaaGAGTCCAACTGGCTCAAACTAGTGATAAAGCCGTGCGATACAACTTTCAGCAACAAATAATATCaagactaaaatatgttttgtcCTTGTGAAATTTGGAAAGTTCGAATTTCATCCCTGCAAAAATTTCGTCCATTTTCATCCTCATAAGATTATAATGTGTCATTTTTTAACCCGGAGTAAGGGTCAATTGTATCCGAAACTGCGATAATGattttttacattggttataCATATAACCGATATAAATGTAACTTTTTCTACATTGGTTATGCATACCAATGTAAAAAAGTTATACGCATGTGTTCGGATATCCGAACCTTGCTCTTGGCCAAAATGacacattataattttattaggaCGAAAAATTTTGCATGGATGCAATCTGAACTTCGCAAATTTTACAAGGACAAATAACATATTTGAGCCTAATATTAATCTACACacatacataattaaatttcaatcaaagTCTCTGGCACTAAGCAAACCACAGTAACAAATATCCCTCCTGTACTTGAAACACAGATTTCCCTAGGAACTTCCATCCCATCCTGGGCTTTCATTGTGTGGTGTGACTTGGTTAAGCATGGACAAGTGAAATAATTTGCCTAACAAATTGAAACTACATGTTTGTCCTTTCATGTTCTCATGGCTCAAGTCAGGCATCTAAACCAATACTGTTCACAGGTTACACTGCAAGTtctattatcatcaataataagCCATAAAACAAGTTCATCCTCTAATAAATATCTACAAAAAGAATGAAATAGAGATCAACCCCtcattagaagaagaaaaaaaaaggtgataaGGAATCACGTACTTGTTGAATCAACATCCCCAACAACTTCTCTGGCAGCATTTACAGGCTCAAGTTCGTTGCCGGTAGGTGCAGAGTCTCTCATCCTTTTCTGAAATAGGGTTCCATATCATATATGAGTTGCAGATAACCTATATAGTTCAGACAAAAGTTCAAAGATAAAGACTATAATCACACAAAAGAAGAAACAGGCAAGTTCCTCAAATTTATCTTCAAGGGAGCATTTGTACGAGCTTATATGGATTTATGGAAATGACTAGTGACCTTCTTAGTTATTGTAAGTTTTCTTTagcttattaaaataatattcatgaAGAGCTTATATGGATTTATGTAAATGACTAGTGACCTTCTTAGTTATTGGAAGTTTTCTTTagcttattaaaataatattcatgaAGAACCTTATACAAATAAACTCGTTTTAACTTGTTTCAGTAAGCTCCAAAGTTAAGCTTGTAAATAAGCACTAAATTGATAAGAGCTTATTGAATAAGttcttaattaaattgtttaaccAAGAGTTCCCTTAATCATCTTAAATAGAAAATGCTATAGACTTCCAATTTTGTTCCACATCATTTAGCTTATTTCAGTTAGGTTTAAAGTTTAatcaatcaaatcctaaaattttaaatttggcaTCTATGGTCTTAAATAGACCAAATGACTTTACTGGTATGGAGCCCAAGAAGATGGTCTATTAGCCATTAATTTTATTCAGAGAAACCCAATATAAAAATAACCAATTGAATATTTAAGCTTTAATTTTCTAGTTtatttgaaatcttttttttttcagttaggTTTAACTTatcctcaaattttttaaaatggcaCAAAAAGTATCCTAAATGACAGACTAAGCTGATGTGGGAACCAAGAAAGTGCTTCACTAACCAACTTCATCCAGAGAAACTGAAAGGCAAAAAAGTAAGAAGCAGAACCTCAATGttccaaaagaaagaaaacagatCTGTTTTTCTTGAATTTAACAGATATCTATAGCTTTGGATGAGTAAACCATTAAGCTTCACAAGTTAATATCAAAATGAAATAGTATCTACACTAACTCAATACCGACGAATCATGTAATTCATAGCAGCCTCAGCCATCCCCCATTTTGTTCCCTAAATCACGTACATACCTTCATACTACGGTTTTGACATCCACAACCACAATTTGGGTGAACTGTGATGAAATTATTCTTGCTGTGATCGAAAGCTGACATGTGTACAAATATACATAAACACTACAACTATAGTAATAGAATTCCTTTTCATTTGGATTAGTTCTGTCTTGATTggtttcactaaaataagctagGGGTTACCGCAGCATTCCGTGGCCTTACAATCACAGGTAAGAAACGAATACTGGTGAAATTTTTGTTCATGGCAAATAGACATGGGTAGTTAACCACTTTTGCAATTCTTTCGGATTTTGAGATATTATATGTTCTATATTCTAGATTCTAGATTTTTTCAATTTGTTGTGAATGTAAATTTAGAGAGAGGGTGAGCGTGTACTAAGTGTAAATTTAGATACATGCTATGAACCTCAACGAGGATTTACAGTGTAACTTACGAATGACATACAATCAAGTATCAACAAAACCACTAACAGGAATCAAAACGATCTTTGTATTCtagatttgattgaatttaaatGTAGTCCATTTTCAACATGCAATGAAGTGCTCTACATAAATGCGCATAGACAACATTTTGATGCACattgaattttttcattttcaaattgtacaatttaaaaaaaaaaaaaacaaaattgaactaGCATTAACTACTGGAAATTTACTTGATACCAGTGTTATCAATTGCAGATCACAAATACGGCAGAAAGCCAATAATCTGCTATATCATATAACGGATAGCATCATGGATAACTAGATGAAGTCGCATAGCGGTTGAAATATAtgtatgcataaaaaaatttaagttgtaTGCAAATTATAACAGTGTTTTACTATAATGTGTGTCAAGAATTACCACACTAAGCCTTTATTTGTAATGAACAAATAGGATCAGTATTGATTACATAGGATCAATctaataatgaataataagGACTAAATCACTTATTAATATCTAATCATAAATAACAAGATAATATGTAATCTTAACACTCGCCCTCAAGCTCGAGCATATACGTCATACAAATCGAGCTTGATACAAATGTGATCAACCTGATAGAAACTAAAGGCAGTTCACTAGAGATGCATCACACGTCTTGTGTGTGAACTTCACGCGTGTGACAGTGTTTTGAGTTGGTGGTGTTGGATTTGTCAGAGGGAGACGCTTCTGGTCGTTTGGGCACGAGGGCGAAAAGGCAGCGCAGTGGCAGTGTAATAGTGCTCGCAGCAGTTGCGGTACTGTTCAAGCAACAAAGGGGGCTGTGGCTGaggaaagaggaaaaaaaacaaaagggaaCCGAAACAATTTGGCACGTCACGACGGCGGTCTCTAGAAAGGTCAATGGAAAAAGACAAAGGGTCGTTGGAAGACTGGAAGCAAGCAGAAAGGTCCACCAAGGATGTGGAAATAGGTTGTCAGAAATAGGACAACTAGCTGAGAGGTCCACCGGGGACAATAGGTCCTCGGTGGAGAACAACTTTCGTTATTCCTCTGTCAAGAATAACCTAAGCTCTAATACCATATAACAATGTTTTACCGTAATGTTGTGTCAAGGATGACCACACTAAGCCTTTATTTATAATGAGCAAATAGGATCAATATTCATTACATAGGATCAATCTAATAATGAGTAATAAGGACTAAATCACTAATTACTATCTAATCATAAATAACAGAATAATATGTAATcttaacacaaataaaaataaaagcataaaaattGGCATAACATTAACCCAAATTCAATTGCCATAGTCTCGAATGGAGAATGTGACTAATTATGCCATTAGTTAATTGTACGTAATTTCTGTTACACCAAAATTTATTCCTAGTATCTAATGCATAATTTCcacctagaaaagttgttcaAGCAAggcatatatgtatataaaacatGACACCGGATACTAAAGATACTTGATTTGACCATGAACCTATAAAAAGATGAGACTCTCGAAAGGATAAGAAAATATTTGCATTGGATGGGTCATGGCTCCAATCACCAGGATTAGATATTAGCAAGCTGTATAGTTCAAATTATTGTCAACTCTGTCATAACATAAATCAGTCATAATCTTTGTTTCACTTCCTTTCAATAGCATATGACATGAGCAAAATACTttcaaaaagtataaaatgcaTAGTAGTCACTAGTCAGTAAAGCTTCTTGTTTGGGAGATAAGAAAAACTGCTAAGGATTTGaaactcaaacatataaaatatataagaaactaagaaaaataaaaacaaaaaacaaggaAATATAAACTCAGCCCACTTTTTCACTAGAAGGAACAGATTGTACGAAGGCTGAAGGATGCAATCTTACTGCTGACGCTGATAGAGGTTCAGATATTTCAGTGCTTGTAACCTATGAAGAAAAAACCCACGAGTAAAGCTTTACATTATGCAAAAGAGTATGAACAAGACTTGTGAATTGTACAACAAAATACTGTCGTGGCACTAAATTCATGTGTGACCTTGCTGGCGTATGACTTCACATCTACCACATCAGCAACAGAAGAACTTCCAAACTTTGTTAGCTTCATTGCTTCCCTAGAATGCAACAGCTGTAAATAGAACAAGGGGATATTAGCTGTGCAATTGAGCAATAATTCTTAAATGTGATTTCATACAAACGTGGGAGATAATCCCAATAATACCATACTTTCAAAATGTCAGGATCATTCCAAGGTCCCTTATTAGATCTAAGACACCCTCCATCATTTGGGCACGAACAACTGCCGCCGAGGAAATCTGGAAGTTGGCTGTtgaaaaaaggacaaaaaaaaaaaaaggaatgctCACATGATATGCATTATAATAGACATAGAAGCACTTAATTAACTGGGACAGTACAAACATAAGCACAAACCTTGAGTCAATAATCTCTAACAGTCTGCTCTGAAACTTGTTGCCTAAAACCTGTAGATTCAGCATGAATCATTTGTACAATGCTTGTTCCTTTCTAAAgtgaaaacatacaaagaaaaatagatatataCATGTATTTTGGCTGTGGTCCTTGGATCAAGAAAACCTTTTGCAGTATTCCATAGTAGCTTGAACCCACTACCAGCATTAACAATGAACATCTGGTTTAATGTCTGAAAAGAAAATGAGCAAATCAAGAACTGAACAATGACTGTATATCCAAATTACCTACGGCAACCTTGTTTTTGCAGTAGGGGTTACAGAGCATGGTATGATTTATGTATTATCATTGTATTAGTAGGCAGTATGTTAGGATGGGCATTGTGGGTTCATTAAGCACAATTGCAGTTTGTACCCCTAATTCAGGTTCCAGTCCTAAATCCTACATGAAGTTGAATTCATGtacatgcatgcacccatgtgaaCATATGCATGATAATAGGAATGGTttaaggaaataaaagaaaaaacaaattaaaactgaactttggaggaaaagaaaagaatatgcAGAAGCACCGACAGTCACAGAGACCTACTCAGTACTAAATTCACCTTCCCCTGTCATGAATAGGTTGTCTCCTTATTCCTCTCCATTTACAAACAAACATAAGCTTgtttacttttctttcttttaagaaTTTTCCATAAAAGATCTCAGAATTGAATTCTTAAGTTGAGAATGTTACTTTAAAGATCActaaatcaaaaaaaaaaaaaaggaagcgcATGAACTATGATTTGCTCATCAAGATATATTCAACATTTAATTACCTCAGGGTAGTTATCACCATCAATTTTTTGCATGCGCATAACAAGATCATGTGCAACTTTGCTAAAGCTCACCCAATTCTGCAAAATATACCAAGTAATAAAACGTTTTGACTTCTGCATAATGCTATTTTGGCTATTCAGATATGTTGTTGTAAGCATAGAATTTACCACTCCATGCACATCAagtattgttgttgttttatcTATATGCCTCTTCGCTGCAATAGAACATGCTGGGAATTTCTCTTTAAACATTTTCTCAAATCCCTGaacatgatattttaaaaatcgatcTACTGTCGTGACATTCATCAATTTGCTGGGTTCAACTTTGCCAAGTCTTTCAATATAAACCGGCCGGCCCTCTTTGTCCACACCATGGTAACCATGAGGATAATAGCATTGTACCTCTTCATACTCCTTATATACGAAGTCCTacatattatttatcataaaactGTTGATTAAGTAATTGAAAGATTGAAGTTATTCATGATCAAACAAATAATGTTGGGAAAATCTTCCAAAAGGGATATATGCCGGATTTCTCCTCACTAGAATTACACGCTATGGGTGGCTGTTAGTTCAAAACTCAGCTAAGCTCCTTCAATCTTTCGGCACCAATTAGTAAACAATGGCttctttaaaaagtaaaaggaaaacaaCCAACAACCAAACTTTACCTGTAAAATACAATCTACTCCATACTCCTTCCTCCAATGGAGCATATCTGCCCACATCTGGACTGTTTTATCAATGTCGAACTTTCTGGCTTTCAGAAACCTGCAGCATGAAAACATCACCAGCCTTTAATGTACTGCATGTCtgaagatttttcttttgtacAAAACATGTCTAGAAAACTACTTAAACaagatgttttaatttttgcCAGAAgttgttgcaaaaaaaaaaaaaggtttcaaaTATCAAAGAATGACAATTTGGACGAACAATAGTGCATTTACTGAATCCCTGCAATGAAcattaataataatcaaatatctGGATCTCTCTTTAAAAGAGGAAGAATAATTCAAAGAAAGCAAAATCATGTAAGTTATTGAGGAAGGAGCTACAAAATGCCACTCCAGACAAAGTTCCAGTTGCAACTTTGCATGATTAATATTCCTCAATTAAGGTAAAATAGAAACTGCAGCTATGGCAGATAAATCAACATTCAATGGGATATGAACAGCATAACCAAAATACTCCATCTATTTAACACCTCTAAACTTTAAGGCGATACCACTGAGCAGTTAAAAGAGAAACAGGCAAACAGCACACAAATAGAAAGGAAATTCTATGACAAATTCATTTACCTCAGCATTTTATGATAATCATCATGGGAATCTGGAAGCAGATCTCTTGTAAGTAGCACCTGACGAAATGAATTCACAGCTTTTTCCTCGTTAGCATCAcggacatcttctatgaaaatTGAAGCAAAGTCACTATCTGCTACACGTGTATTACGCTTCCTGAGACTATAAGTGAGTCTGGTTGAAGCAGTCATTGCTTTTCTCCTAAGAGATCTAGCTCGAGACTTCCGCCACTCATCCTCAGAGATTTCGGGCTCAAAACATCTACCCCTCTCATCTTCTTGAGCTAATACTTCTTCTCCTAATCCCATAGACATCAATAGTCAATCCCAAAACCACAGTCCCAAAACACAACCAGAATAACAAAGATATGTTCAGAAAATCAACATCTCAATGCCACACAGGACTACAGCTTTGTACCTGGCATTCTATTCAAGACGCAAGTAATTTCCACCTAGATTGCCTCTGCACCAAGGGAAAAACAAGAACCACCTTTAATAACAACAAATCCAACCAAGGACCAAGAATACTCACCAGCTAAGCCATTAGAACATTTATCAAGCATTCATATATAAcacaattaatcaaatttttcaACTGGATTAAATTAGGGAACAAAATCCAAAAAGAAGACACTAACACAAGTATACAGATCAATCAACAAGACAAACATTGGATTACACCATTACTCAGATTACCCCTGCATCAAGGTAAAACAGAAAGTAAAACATAGAACCAACATCCCAAACTCTAGGGAATCTAGAACTTTCCACAGTTGAGCCTTACGCTAGAAGAAATCCACAACACAACACGATTGATCAGCTGGATCAGTTCCCCCAATGATCAAAACCCAAAATCATAGATCAATCAATaaacaagacaaaaaacaacattgacaccaa
Encoded proteins:
- the LOC114396450 gene encoding phosphatidylinositol/phosphatidylcholine transfer protein SFH9-like isoform X2; translated protein: MPGEEVLAQEDERGRCFEPEISEDEWRKSRARSLRRKAMTASTRLTYSLRKRNTRVADSDFASIFIEDVRDANEEKAVNSFRQVLLTRDLLPDSHDDYHKMLRFLKARKFDIDKTVQMWADMLHWRKEYGVDCILQDFVYKEYEEVQCYYPHGYHGVDKEGRPVYIERLGKVEPSKLMNVTTVDRFLKYHVQGFEKMFKEKFPACSIAAKRHIDKTTTILDVHGVNWVSFSKVAHDLVMRMQKIDGDNYPETLNQMFIVNAGSGFKLLWNTAKGFLDPRTTAKIHVLGNKFQSRLLEIIDSSQLPDFLGGSCSCPNDGGCLRSNKGPWNDPDILKLLHSREAMKLTKFGSSSVADVVDVKSYASKVTSTEISEPLSASAKRMRDSAPTGNELEPVNAAREVVGDVDSTSDSSNNYLRRLLEKPIPYITSILAQITVKLLTCIYLVFVALGKFFVVHSVDNQPRSHGQTESAQSNSQEQLITPAIKEPLWQRLQNLEAVVTEMANKPKTIPPEKEDILQESLSRIKCIEYDLQKTKKALLATASKQVELAKSLESLKDSKFDGTNSCWPKNRSYAPGR
- the LOC114396450 gene encoding phosphatidylinositol/phosphatidylcholine transfer protein SFH9-like isoform X3; protein product: MPGEEVLAQEDERGRCFEPEISEDEWRKSRARSLRRKAMTASTRLTYSLRKRNTRVADSDFASIFIEDVRDANEEKAVNSFRQVLLTRDLLPDSHDDYHKMLRFLKARKFDIDKTVQMWADMLHWRKEYGVDCILQDFVYKEYEEVQCYYPHGYHGVDKEGRPVYIERLGKVEPSKLMNVTTVDRFLKYHVQGFEKMFKEKFPACSIAAKRHIDKTTTILDVHGVNWVSFSKVAHDLVMRMQKIDGDNYPETLNQMFIVNAGSGFKLLWNTAKGFLDPRTTAKIHVLGNKFQSRLLEIIDSSQLPDFLGGSCSCPNDGGCLRSNKGPWNDPDILKLLHSREAMKLTKFGSSSVADVVDVKSYASKVTSTEISEPLSASAVRLHPSAFVQSVPSSEKKRMRDSAPTGNELEPVNAAREVVGDVDSTSDSSNNYLRRLLEKPIPYITNNQPRSHGQTESAQSNSQEQLITPAIKEPLWQRLQNLEAVVTEMANKPKTIPPEKEDILQESLSRIKCIEYDLQKTKKALLATASKQVELAKSLESLKDSKFDGTNSCWPKNRSYAPGR
- the LOC114396450 gene encoding phosphatidylinositol/phosphatidylcholine transfer protein SFH9-like isoform X1 yields the protein MPGEEVLAQEDERGRCFEPEISEDEWRKSRARSLRRKAMTASTRLTYSLRKRNTRVADSDFASIFIEDVRDANEEKAVNSFRQVLLTRDLLPDSHDDYHKMLRFLKARKFDIDKTVQMWADMLHWRKEYGVDCILQDFVYKEYEEVQCYYPHGYHGVDKEGRPVYIERLGKVEPSKLMNVTTVDRFLKYHVQGFEKMFKEKFPACSIAAKRHIDKTTTILDVHGVNWVSFSKVAHDLVMRMQKIDGDNYPETLNQMFIVNAGSGFKLLWNTAKGFLDPRTTAKIHVLGNKFQSRLLEIIDSSQLPDFLGGSCSCPNDGGCLRSNKGPWNDPDILKLLHSREAMKLTKFGSSSVADVVDVKSYASKVTSTEISEPLSASAVRLHPSAFVQSVPSSEKKRMRDSAPTGNELEPVNAAREVVGDVDSTSDSSNNYLRRLLEKPIPYITSILAQITVKLLTCIYLVFVALGKFFVVHSVDNQPRSHGQTESAQSNSQEQLITPAIKEPLWQRLQNLEAVVTEMANKPKTIPPEKEDILQESLSRIKCIEYDLQKTKKALLATASKQVELAKSLESLKDSKFDGTNSCWPKNRSYAPGR